In a single window of the Candidatus Nezhaarchaeota archaeon genome:
- a CDS encoding transcription initiation factor IIB, producing METPRLMSVSAKCPECGGARLVKDYDRAEMTCLCCGLVIKERLIDPGPEWRAFDLEQQDKRARTGAPLTSTIHDKGLSTVIDWTNRDASGRGLSLSKRIQAYKLRKWQQRSRLSSASDRNLAHALSELERMASQLGLPRGVCEEAAVIYRKIVEGRLVRGRSIESMVAAAIYMACRKVKLPRTLDEIANASRVSKRDVGRSYRFLLRLTSTKVLPTASISYVPRLVSKLKLPSEVQLEAIKILEKAAEAGLTSGRGPMGMVAAAIYVASALLQCKCTQRDVAASANVTEVTVRNRYQELLKKLDFIVMM from the coding sequence ATGGAGACCCCTAGGTTAATGAGCGTGAGCGCTAAGTGCCCCGAGTGTGGTGGGGCGAGGCTAGTAAAGGACTACGACAGGGCCGAGATGACCTGCCTCTGTTGCGGCCTCGTAATTAAGGAGAGACTAATCGACCCTGGGCCTGAGTGGAGGGCCTTTGACCTTGAGCAGCAAGATAAGCGAGCGAGGACAGGGGCCCCCCTAACCAGTACTATTCACGACAAGGGGCTTTCCACAGTAATCGACTGGACGAACCGTGATGCTTCAGGTAGAGGCCTAAGCCTATCAAAGAGGATCCAGGCCTACAAGCTTCGCAAATGGCAGCAGCGCAGCCGCCTATCTAGCGCCTCCGACCGCAACCTTGCCCACGCCCTATCTGAGCTAGAGAGGATGGCCTCCCAGCTCGGGTTGCCTAGGGGGGTGTGTGAAGAGGCCGCTGTTATATACAGGAAAATAGTGGAGGGGAGGCTGGTCAGGGGGAGGTCTATTGAGAGCATGGTAGCTGCCGCAATCTACATGGCGTGCCGTAAAGTTAAGTTGCCCAGAACTCTCGACGAAATTGCTAATGCCTCCCGAGTATCGAAGAGGGACGTCGGAAGAAGCTACCGCTTCCTCCTACGCCTAACCTCAACCAAAGTACTGCCTACAGCCTCAATAAGTTATGTCCCTAGGCTCGTCTCAAAGCTAAAGCTGCCTAGTGAAGTACAGCTAGAAGCCATAAAGATACTTGAGAAAGCGGCTGAAGCAGGGCTAACCTCTGGCAGGGGGCCCATGGGGATGGTGGCCGCTGCTATATACGTAGCCAGTGCCTTATTACAGTGCAAGTGTACTCAGAGAGACGTAGCTGCTTCCGCCAACGTCACTGAGGTTACTGTTAGGAACCGATACCAAGAGCTCTTGAAGAAGCTAGACTTCATAGTGATGATGTAG
- a CDS encoding DUF373 family protein, which translates to MSREAGQRVLVIYVDRDDDIGRVANAKTPIIGRQANLEAATRFALASPDDSDVNALFAAIQVLDKLREEGVSCELVTLAGVLEGGLKADLKIARELDEALKAYSADAAVVVSDGAADEHVIPLIQSKLPIVSIRRIIVRQSRSVEETYLLLAKYVRRVLEDPRYSAYLVGIPGIFLVATGILASLGLAHYAGVALLFIVGLALIVKGFSIDRALASSWSSSPIVFMSTLIAIIILSVAIYLGSSAVASYIADRGGFEIAEVPRLVGAFLALPNVPTFITKVYNVDVIMASLLVLLIGHGIDKYLEGKPISREVLSAIFCVLLALLLRQVADLLLNPLQTPLTLLLWTTVVVAVYSSLLVALALIRRWKRAEGRDNCRKWG; encoded by the coding sequence TTGAGTAGGGAGGCTGGACAGCGCGTGCTCGTTATTTACGTAGACAGGGACGACGACATAGGCAGGGTGGCTAACGCCAAGACCCCGATTATTGGGAGGCAGGCTAACTTAGAGGCTGCTACTCGCTTCGCTTTGGCCTCACCAGACGACTCTGATGTGAACGCCCTCTTCGCCGCTATCCAAGTCTTAGACAAGCTTAGAGAGGAGGGGGTGAGCTGCGAGCTTGTTACACTCGCAGGGGTGCTAGAGGGAGGGCTTAAGGCCGATCTGAAGATTGCAAGGGAGCTTGACGAAGCTTTAAAGGCATACTCAGCTGACGCTGCGGTGGTGGTTAGTGATGGCGCAGCCGACGAACACGTCATACCGCTAATTCAGTCAAAGCTCCCCATAGTGTCGATAAGGAGGATCATCGTTAGGCAGTCTAGGAGCGTTGAGGAGACCTACCTACTATTAGCTAAGTACGTCAGAAGGGTCTTGGAGGACCCTAGGTACTCTGCCTACCTCGTCGGGATACCTGGGATATTTTTAGTGGCGACTGGTATTCTCGCTAGCTTAGGGCTTGCGCACTATGCTGGAGTGGCCCTGCTCTTCATTGTTGGCTTGGCGCTAATCGTTAAGGGCTTCTCCATAGATAGAGCGCTGGCTAGTTCTTGGTCTTCGTCCCCCATAGTCTTCATGAGCACCCTCATAGCCATAATCATTCTGAGCGTGGCCATCTACTTGGGCTCATCCGCTGTGGCCTCCTACATAGCTGATCGGGGGGGCTTTGAGATAGCTGAGGTGCCTCGGCTCGTGGGAGCTTTCTTGGCGCTGCCTAACGTGCCCACCTTCATAACTAAGGTATACAACGTAGACGTGATTATGGCCTCCCTCTTAGTGCTACTGATTGGACACGGGATAGATAAGTACCTCGAGGGGAAGCCTATTAGCCGTGAGGTGCTAAGCGCTATCTTCTGCGTCTTGCTCGCTCTACTCCTTAGGCAGGTAGCCGACCTCCTCTTAAACCCACTTCAAACACCCCTAACCCTCCTCTTATGGACGACGGTAGTTGTAGCTGTATACAGCTCTCTCCTTGTAGCCCTCGCTTTAATTAGGAGGTGGAAGAGGGCTGAAGGTAGGGATAATTGCAGGAAGTGGGGTTGA
- a CDS encoding MTAP family purine nucleoside phosphorylase encodes MRVSTRFGSVETSLTKLGGVEVAVVPRHGFTHAVPPHRVDYRANVLALKRLGVERVLATGAVGSLREHIRPGMAVVVSDFLDLAKSRPPSLYEGPKVVHVDMSEPFCPELRTVLIEASKKAGLEVWDGGVYACTEGPRFETPAEIRAIRVLGGDVVGMTVATEAALAREAGLCYAVLCLVTNMAAGMQSMVTAGEVARVMDSIKHKVYLSLEEAVALIPAERGCSCPYRSGQ; translated from the coding sequence GTGAGAGTATCTACTCGATTCGGCAGTGTAGAGACTTCTCTAACTAAATTAGGAGGGGTAGAAGTAGCGGTCGTGCCTAGGCATGGCTTTACGCACGCTGTTCCTCCACATAGGGTGGACTACCGAGCTAACGTCTTAGCGCTCAAGAGGCTTGGGGTGGAGAGGGTCTTAGCGACTGGAGCAGTAGGCTCACTAAGAGAGCACATCCGCCCTGGGATGGCGGTCGTTGTTAGCGACTTCCTAGACTTAGCTAAGTCTAGGCCTCCGAGCCTCTACGAAGGACCTAAGGTTGTTCATGTAGATATGAGCGAGCCGTTCTGTCCTGAGCTAAGGACAGTACTTATAGAGGCTTCTAAGAAGGCTGGGCTTGAGGTTTGGGATGGAGGGGTGTATGCATGTACTGAGGGCCCTCGCTTTGAGACCCCCGCTGAGATAAGGGCTATTAGAGTGCTTGGAGGCGACGTGGTAGGTATGACCGTGGCCACTGAGGCCGCCCTCGCCCGTGAAGCAGGGCTTTGCTACGCTGTCCTCTGCCTAGTTACTAACATGGCCGCGGGCATGCAGAGCATGGTGACAGCTGGAGAAGTCGCTAGGGTCATGGATAGCATTAAGCACAAGGTATATTTGTCCTTAGAGGAGGCCGTAGCGCTTATTCCAGCTGAGCGAGGCTGCTCTTGTCCCTACCGCTCCGGTCAGTGA
- a CDS encoding signal recognition particle protein Srp19: MKESGWQRLYLVYFDRSKTRKQGRRVSRELAVDRPRLEEVLEAIKKLGLGLGVKVVEGVRYPRCWWDYKGLILVEKKLRKSELLSKVASILKSIRAAAQ, encoded by the coding sequence TTGAAGGAGAGTGGCTGGCAGCGCCTCTACTTAGTATACTTCGACAGGTCTAAGACTAGGAAACAGGGTAGGAGGGTATCTAGGGAGCTGGCGGTCGATAGGCCCAGGCTAGAGGAGGTGTTAGAGGCCATTAAGAAGCTAGGCCTAGGGTTAGGAGTCAAGGTAGTAGAGGGGGTGCGCTATCCTAGGTGCTGGTGGGACTATAAGGGCCTAATCTTGGTGGAGAAGAAGCTGCGCAAGAGTGAGCTGCTCAGTAAGGTGGCTAGCATATTGAAGAGTATTAGGGCTGCGGCTCAGTAA
- a CDS encoding RlmE family RNA methyltransferase, translated as MRRREERRDHYYRLAKRLGYRSRAAFKLKEAARSLNLLRTGDVVVDLGAAPGGWVQVAREFVGDRGFVLGVDISHIKPMPWSNVKLLRIDVEQPEAPQVVLSHLPRKADVVLSDLSPKLSGIWELDVARQASLVDAALRIIDAVLRRGGRALIKVFQGPGFEEVLSKIRDRFEAVKLVRPRATRTSSAEVYVAALNYKLS; from the coding sequence TTGAGGCGTAGAGAGGAGAGGAGAGACCACTACTATCGTTTAGCGAAACGGCTTGGCTATAGGTCTAGGGCGGCGTTTAAGCTAAAGGAGGCCGCTCGTAGCCTAAACTTACTAAGGACAGGGGACGTGGTCGTAGACTTAGGAGCAGCCCCCGGCGGCTGGGTTCAGGTGGCTAGGGAGTTCGTAGGTGACAGGGGCTTCGTACTAGGGGTAGACATATCTCATATTAAGCCAATGCCGTGGAGTAACGTTAAGCTACTACGTATAGACGTGGAGCAGCCCGAAGCCCCTCAGGTAGTACTTAGCCACCTGCCTAGGAAGGCAGACGTCGTGCTGTCAGACCTTTCACCTAAACTCTCAGGTATATGGGAGCTAGACGTCGCTAGGCAGGCCTCGCTAGTCGACGCGGCCCTTAGGATCATCGACGCAGTTTTACGCAGAGGCGGGAGGGCGCTAATTAAGGTCTTTCAGGGGCCTGGCTTCGAAGAAGTATTGAGCAAGATTAGAGATAGGTTTGAGGCCGTGAAGCTAGTAAGGCCGAGGGCGACAAGGACTAGCAGCGCTGAGGTATATGTAGCCGCTCTCAACTATAAGTTGAGTTGA
- a CDS encoding geranylgeranylglycerol-phosphate geranylgeranyltransferase, with protein sequence MLKRSSRSIALGLMRIVRPINSLMTGAAVIVGMLIAVKGHLSEALIEEAVLSFVTGSTLSGAAMVVNDYYDREIDLINDPARPIPSGAVKPREALTLASTLVLIGLAASALTCPQCLALSSTAVAVAIGYATKGKSTGIPGNIMVSFCTAIPFIYGGMAVGGIDPSLLLFASIAFTANMGREVTKGIVDVVGDSSMGIRTVAAVYGRVAAAKLASLFFLAAVAMSIAPWLLGFVSVYYLPLVVICDIGFVKSALALVRNPSAENARRVKHEVLLWMLIGLAAFMAGTMLR encoded by the coding sequence TTGCTGAAAAGGTCTTCGAGGAGCATAGCCCTAGGCTTAATGAGGATAGTTAGGCCAATCAATAGCTTAATGACGGGAGCTGCGGTTATTGTAGGCATGTTAATAGCCGTAAAGGGGCATCTGAGCGAAGCTCTCATCGAGGAGGCTGTGTTAAGCTTTGTGACTGGCTCTACGCTTAGCGGAGCAGCCATGGTAGTTAACGACTATTATGATAGGGAGATAGACTTAATTAACGACCCAGCCAGGCCTATACCTAGCGGAGCAGTTAAGCCCCGCGAGGCTTTAACGCTCGCCTCAACGCTAGTCCTAATTGGGCTAGCGGCCTCAGCCTTAACCTGTCCTCAGTGCTTAGCTCTGTCCTCCACAGCAGTGGCGGTCGCTATTGGTTATGCGACTAAGGGTAAGTCTACGGGAATCCCTGGGAATATTATGGTTAGCTTCTGTACAGCCATCCCCTTCATCTACGGAGGGATGGCTGTAGGGGGCATAGATCCCTCCCTCCTTCTGTTTGCATCGATAGCCTTCACAGCTAACATGGGCAGGGAGGTTACTAAGGGGATCGTGGACGTAGTCGGAGACTCCTCCATGGGAATTAGGACAGTAGCGGCTGTTTATGGTAGGGTCGCGGCAGCTAAGTTAGCCTCACTCTTCTTCCTAGCCGCTGTGGCAATGAGTATTGCCCCCTGGCTCCTCGGCTTCGTTAGCGTATACTACTTGCCGCTCGTCGTAATATGTGACATAGGCTTCGTGAAGAGCGCGCTAGCGCTAGTGAGGAACCCTTCAGCTGAGAATGCTAGGAGGGTTAAACACGAAGTACTGTTGTGGATGCTAATAGGCTTAGCTGCTTTTATGGCTGGCACAATGCTTCGTTAA
- a CDS encoding ATP/GTP-binding protein, whose amino-acid sequence MAVFFTFVIGTAGSGKSTLIQALADWLASHELDVATVNLDPAVVWLPYGPDVDVRDYVNIDEVMKKYNLGPNSALLACVDMTAAYVERLKEEIADINADYVLIDTPGQLELFAFRGSGPYIASSLGGERAAVLFLIDSVLAERPSSLVSLLLLATSVSYRLHKPQLNLLSKVDLLPKRSVERILRWVENPLDLMYSLSEELMGVGREVNQRICEALHDINPSLHLLPVSAKTGEGLDDLFSQLQWVFGGGGEEYGP is encoded by the coding sequence GTGGCCGTGTTCTTTACCTTCGTCATAGGCACAGCCGGCTCTGGGAAGTCAACACTCATCCAAGCCCTCGCCGACTGGCTAGCGAGCCATGAGCTAGACGTGGCTACTGTTAACTTAGATCCAGCAGTGGTCTGGCTCCCGTATGGGCCAGACGTAGACGTAAGGGACTACGTAAACATAGACGAGGTGATGAAGAAGTATAACCTAGGCCCCAATAGCGCCTTACTGGCGTGCGTAGACATGACCGCGGCTTACGTAGAGCGCCTAAAGGAAGAGATAGCGGACATAAACGCTGATTACGTGCTAATCGATACCCCGGGCCAGTTAGAGCTCTTTGCCTTTAGGGGCTCTGGGCCGTACATCGCCTCTTCGCTGGGCGGGGAGAGGGCAGCCGTCCTCTTCCTCATAGACTCAGTGCTCGCTGAGAGGCCCTCAAGCCTAGTCTCACTTCTCCTTCTCGCTACCTCTGTAAGCTACAGGCTGCACAAACCTCAGCTTAACCTCCTCTCCAAAGTAGACCTTCTGCCGAAGAGAAGCGTAGAGAGGATATTGAGGTGGGTAGAAAACCCCCTCGACCTAATGTACTCCCTCTCAGAGGAGTTGATGGGGGTAGGTAGGGAAGTTAATCAGCGTATCTGTGAAGCTCTACACGATATAAACCCAAGCCTCCACCTATTACCAGTATCCGCTAAGACTGGGGAGGGCCTAGACGACCTCTTCTCGCAGCTTCAGTGGGTGTTTGGAGGTGGAGGCGAAGAGTACGGGCCTTAG
- a CDS encoding 30S ribosomal protein S8e produces MSAWQGRDFRRLTGGKVRPHRGKRKYEVGSYPTETVVGESESRVRVRVRGGGLKTRLKVASFVNVSNPSTGRTERLRILQVVSNPASVDYSRRGVLTKGAIVKTEAGLVKITSRPGQDGVVNGILTEPQP; encoded by the coding sequence ATGAGTGCCTGGCAAGGGAGAGATTTCAGGAGGCTTACAGGGGGCAAAGTAAGGCCCCACCGTGGAAAGCGGAAGTACGAAGTAGGCAGCTACCCAACTGAAACAGTAGTTGGTGAGAGTGAAAGTAGGGTAAGAGTAAGAGTAAGGGGGGGAGGCCTTAAGACGAGGCTAAAGGTAGCCTCCTTCGTAAACGTGAGCAACCCATCTACAGGCCGGACGGAGAGGCTTAGGATACTACAAGTAGTATCTAACCCAGCTAGCGTCGACTACTCTAGGAGAGGAGTGCTTACGAAGGGCGCAATAGTAAAGACGGAGGCAGGCTTAGTTAAAATAACGTCCCGCCCAGGCCAAGATGGAGTAGTCAACGGGATACTTACTGAGCCGCAGCCCTAA
- a CDS encoding tRNA (guanine(10)-N(2))-dimethyltransferase, translating into MSQLDLTRLKRVSEGKVVVLVPDEAEPTRSVFYNPAMEISRDIAVCCIRAYQAIEGIKQLSIAEPLTASGVRGIRYAKEVRGVREVVLGDVNPLAVKLAVMNVELNGLGDVATVRHEEANRLLASRSSPSLKFDVIDIDPFGSPAPFIEASIRALRDRGLLMLTATDTPPLCGIYPSVAERRYGVRSLKVEYCHEQALRILLAHVALSALKLDASIQPLLSYALRHHYRVCVKIRAGATEAAHCLKNLGTLLHCFECGHREMLASRGVQYERCPICGAKAHSASPIWRAQLLDSNFVSKVLDEVVQSDFKHRGFEEAFLRRLTEEAGAPPLYYTLDEVCRKLRRPQPKISEALSVLRKWGFEACRTHFHPKGVKTNALVTDLYAVVRMLTKHCASHKSS; encoded by the coding sequence TTGAGCCAGCTCGACCTGACGCGACTGAAGAGGGTATCCGAGGGTAAAGTAGTAGTCCTTGTTCCCGATGAAGCCGAGCCTACGCGAAGCGTGTTCTACAACCCGGCGATGGAAATTAGCCGAGATATAGCTGTCTGCTGCATACGGGCCTACCAGGCAATTGAAGGCATAAAACAGCTCTCTATAGCTGAGCCCCTGACAGCTAGCGGTGTGAGGGGAATTAGGTATGCCAAGGAAGTCAGAGGGGTTCGCGAAGTAGTATTAGGCGACGTAAACCCACTGGCAGTTAAGCTAGCCGTGATGAACGTAGAGCTAAACGGGCTCGGCGACGTTGCCACCGTGAGGCATGAAGAAGCCAACAGGCTACTAGCCTCTAGATCCTCTCCTAGTTTAAAGTTCGACGTGATCGACATAGACCCCTTCGGCTCCCCGGCCCCCTTCATTGAGGCCTCAATCAGAGCGCTGCGCGATAGAGGCCTACTGATGTTAACTGCCACAGACACCCCTCCGCTCTGCGGGATCTACCCAAGCGTAGCTGAGAGGCGCTATGGGGTGAGGTCGCTTAAGGTAGAGTATTGCCACGAGCAGGCGTTAAGAATACTATTAGCCCACGTGGCCCTAAGTGCGCTTAAGCTAGACGCGTCAATTCAACCCCTCCTCTCATACGCTCTGAGACATCATTATAGAGTATGTGTAAAGATAAGAGCGGGGGCCACCGAGGCCGCTCACTGTTTAAAGAACTTAGGCACCCTCCTCCACTGCTTCGAGTGCGGCCATCGCGAAATGCTTGCTAGCAGAGGCGTACAGTATGAGAGGTGCCCTATATGTGGAGCCAAGGCGCATAGTGCTTCACCCATATGGCGTGCCCAGCTTCTCGACAGCAACTTTGTATCTAAGGTGCTTGATGAAGTAGTGCAGAGCGACTTTAAGCACAGGGGCTTCGAGGAGGCCTTTTTAAGGAGGCTTACTGAAGAGGCCGGGGCACCGCCACTTTACTATACGCTCGACGAAGTATGCAGGAAGCTTAGGCGTCCTCAGCCGAAAATTAGCGAAGCGCTAAGTGTTCTTAGGAAGTGGGGCTTTGAAGCATGCCGCACCCACTTCCATCCTAAGGGGGTTAAGACCAACGCCCTCGTAACAGACCTCTACGCCGTAGTTAGGATGTTAACGAAGCATTGTGCCAGCCATAAAAGCAGCTAA
- a CDS encoding Xaa-Pro peptidase family protein, whose translation MSYPVPRRGRSRRLKKLLKQLEKRGLDCFLASVPENIEYLTGFPAASYPPRTCYFLASVDGLAVLLVPKLDLEEAEELVGGSIEVRELRKSIREALEKLVRRERLGVEAGYLSHKAYLELEKWLGPGRLTDASGLVEELREVKEEVEVSLIRRAVEAAEKSILRGVEALINGVSERETAGVMEAEARKAGADGIAFDPIVSCSPRSSQPHRPAGGAKLVSGEPVVIDFGVKVEGYCSDISRTVVVGSPKPWVEDSIEAVLEAKRAAELLLKPGLQARSVDLETRYILRRRGLAKYFIHGVGHGLGLSVHEAPALSPKSRYRLRPRMVVTLEPGLYFRGQGGVRVEDVYLVAKDGPRRLSTLSEVMVL comes from the coding sequence ATGAGTTACCCTGTGCCTCGGAGAGGCAGGTCTAGGAGACTTAAGAAGTTGCTTAAGCAACTAGAGAAGCGTGGGCTTGATTGCTTCTTGGCATCAGTCCCTGAGAACATTGAGTACTTGACGGGCTTCCCTGCGGCAAGCTACCCTCCAAGGACATGCTACTTCCTAGCCTCAGTCGACGGGCTCGCCGTATTGCTAGTGCCAAAGTTAGACTTGGAAGAGGCTGAGGAACTAGTGGGGGGCTCTATTGAGGTTAGGGAGTTAAGGAAGAGCATTAGGGAGGCCTTAGAGAAGCTGGTTAGGCGTGAAAGGCTTGGAGTAGAGGCTGGCTACTTAAGCCATAAGGCCTACTTAGAGCTAGAAAAGTGGCTGGGGCCTGGACGCCTTACCGATGCCTCAGGCTTAGTTGAGGAGCTGAGGGAAGTAAAGGAAGAAGTAGAGGTATCGCTAATAAGGAGGGCTGTCGAGGCTGCTGAAAAAAGTATACTTAGAGGTGTGGAAGCCCTTATCAACGGAGTGAGCGAGCGGGAGACCGCTGGAGTAATGGAGGCTGAGGCTAGGAAGGCCGGGGCTGATGGCATCGCCTTCGACCCCATCGTCTCATGTAGCCCGCGCTCCTCTCAGCCTCACCGACCCGCTGGTGGAGCTAAATTGGTGAGCGGTGAACCAGTAGTCATAGACTTTGGCGTCAAGGTTGAGGGATACTGCTCAGACATATCTAGGACGGTGGTAGTAGGTAGCCCAAAGCCTTGGGTAGAGGACTCTATCGAGGCGGTCTTAGAGGCTAAGAGGGCTGCTGAGCTACTTCTAAAGCCTGGGCTCCAGGCGAGGAGCGTTGACCTAGAGACTAGGTATATACTTAGGAGAAGGGGGCTGGCTAAATACTTTATACACGGAGTGGGCCATGGACTAGGGCTAAGCGTCCACGAAGCCCCTGCACTATCGCCCAAGTCTAGGTACAGGCTAAGGCCTCGGATGGTCGTAACGCTAGAGCCGGGCCTCTACTTTAGGGGCCAGGGTGGAGTTAGAGTAGAAGATGTATACCTTGTCGCGAAGGACGGGCCCCGTAGGCTAAGCACCTTAAGCGAGGTAATGGTGCTCTAG
- a CDS encoding Gar1/Naf1 family protein codes for MRRLGRILHILKNGLLLVKLQDPRPPLIGSNVLSRDGEVVGVVRDVIGNVSSPYVVVKPLRKPSRKLVAELYIEDRCM; via the coding sequence TTGAGGAGACTCGGTAGGATACTTCACATACTGAAGAACGGCCTTCTACTAGTCAAGCTCCAAGACCCTAGGCCTCCCCTCATAGGCTCCAACGTGCTAAGTAGAGACGGGGAGGTCGTAGGAGTGGTGCGTGACGTAATAGGCAATGTATCTTCGCCCTACGTAGTAGTAAAACCGCTGAGGAAGCCCTCTAGAAAGCTAGTAGCTGAGCTATACATTGAGGATAGGTGTATGTAG
- a CDS encoding MarR family transcriptional regulator: MSSLSEVEERALKIVKNSGEVLQCDLWKALNLSSREGSRVAARLERKGLVRREPLVHNKRRTYKIVLAGQRTKVTVDGVLSCPCFSCLDIERCAPGRPINPGKCLALTKWLQQEAASMEASH; encoded by the coding sequence TTGTCCTCACTGAGTGAAGTCGAGGAGAGGGCCCTGAAGATCGTGAAGAACTCAGGAGAAGTTTTACAGTGCGACCTATGGAAGGCACTTAACTTAAGCAGCCGCGAGGGCTCAAGAGTAGCAGCGAGGCTTGAGCGTAAAGGACTGGTAAGGAGGGAGCCCCTAGTCCACAATAAGCGTAGAACCTACAAAATAGTACTAGCAGGCCAGAGGACGAAGGTAACAGTCGACGGGGTGCTCTCCTGCCCATGCTTCTCCTGCCTAGACATTGAGCGCTGTGCACCGGGCCGGCCAATTAACCCAGGTAAGTGCTTGGCATTAACCAAGTGGCTTCAGCAAGAGGCCGCCTCTATGGAGGCCTCCCATTGA
- a CDS encoding metal-dependent transcriptional regulator, translating into MFQEELSATVEEYLEHIFKLQEKIGAAKTGDLAKRLGVAPSTVTNVVKWMEERGFVARQPYRGVKLTEKGRRIAIQIVRKHRLAERLLTDLLRMSWDRAHEAACKLEHGLTEEVLELLEGALGDPKTCPHGNPLPTKRGEIIEEEATSLINLNVGERGVVAKIAEEDEDLLKYLGKLKVYPGAAVEVLERAPLDNLVTIRVGRERHTLGRRAASAIYIRQAR; encoded by the coding sequence ATGTTCCAAGAGGAATTGAGCGCTACCGTTGAGGAGTACTTAGAGCACATCTTTAAGCTCCAGGAGAAAATAGGAGCAGCTAAGACCGGGGACCTAGCAAAGCGCCTTGGAGTAGCGCCTAGCACAGTCACGAACGTCGTTAAGTGGATGGAGGAGAGGGGCTTCGTGGCACGCCAGCCTTATAGAGGAGTTAAGCTGACGGAAAAAGGGAGAAGGATAGCTATCCAGATAGTGCGTAAACATAGACTGGCGGAGCGGCTGCTTACAGACTTGCTACGCATGAGTTGGGACAGGGCCCATGAAGCAGCTTGTAAGCTAGAACATGGACTAACCGAAGAGGTACTAGAGCTGCTAGAAGGGGCGCTGGGAGACCCTAAGACCTGCCCTCACGGAAACCCCCTCCCAACTAAGCGCGGGGAAATTATTGAGGAGGAGGCTACTTCTTTAATTAACCTAAACGTAGGCGAGAGGGGGGTTGTCGCGAAGATAGCGGAGGAGGACGAAGACCTACTAAAGTACTTAGGTAAGCTAAAGGTGTACCCAGGAGCGGCAGTAGAGGTCTTAGAGAGGGCGCCCCTCGACAACTTAGTCACTATAAGAGTAGGGAGGGAACGTCACACCCTAGGTAGACGGGCGGCCTCGGCCATCTACATTAGGCAGGCGAGGTAG